CAAATCTGACCAATTATGCAGTCAGACCCGGTTCATCTGGGAGATTCTATCCTGTAGATGTCAAGCGAAGTGAAGGCTGGCATAAATTTCAATGGTTCGTTACACCAACAGGAACAACTTACAAAATCGATGGACAAGACATTCAAAGGCAATCAACAGATGGCGGAAACTTTGATACCCTAGTTAAGAACAATATTTCCAAGATCGATGCATTGCAGCTTGCTACGAACTGGGGCAACAAGCCTGGAACGGTTAAGGATATACAGAATAGGCACTTTATCGATGACGTATATGTTGTCGATAGTGGAATAACAGCCCAAACCGGAACAGCTTCTATTACGCTAAAGCTCTTGCCTAAAGAGTATAGTCACTTGGAAGACAGCACATACGTTATTGGTCTGGATGACTATAAAATCACCGTAAATCCTGATTTAACGGATCTAGCTGGAGTAGAGATCGGCACTGTTACTCTGCAACGGGATGTAGACTATACAATTAGTGGTAATGTATTGAAGATTAACAAAGATTCATTTACAAGAAATAATATTGTGCCGGGGAAATATACCGTTAGACTTAATCTGAATCCTGCCGAGATCACATTTGAGTTGAACATTGTACCCCTTGAAGTCCGTGATTATTATTTCTCCAATAACGGTGACGATCATGCAGATGGACGTACACCAGACACGGCGTGGAAATCAATCTCCAAAATTAATGAATATGTATTTATGCCAGGTTCAACCATTTATCTGGATGCTAATAGCGTATGGAATGAACAAATCAGACTGCGCGGTAATGGTGAAGAAGGAAATCCGATTACGCTTACAAAATATAATACAGCCGACCCTAACCAACGCCCGGTAATTAATGGTGGAGGAACTGGGTCTAGCCCATCAGGCATTTCCTTAAACGGAACCATTGAGTTATATGACGTTAACTATTGGGTAGTCAGTGGAATTGAAGTAACGAACATCGGCAATTCAGCAGGTGATGGACGTTCTGGTATCGCTGTAATGTCACGGATTTCCAAGCTGGGACAAGGTCAGTTTAATATTCAAGATTATGCTGATGCTCGTATGCAAGGAATCGTCATTCGTGATAACTATGTTCATGATGTTAATGGGCTGCACCAAGCAAATGGAGCAAATAAGGTATCCGGCGGCATCATTATTAATGGTTATGTAGATATATTGGTTGAAGGTAACAAAACCCTTCGCTGTGATAACGAAGGTATTCGCAATAATGCCTACGGGCCAAGCAATCCAGGGACTAATAACACAGGTATTACATGGAGTAACTCAAGCTATCCTTGGGCATCCAACGCTGTGTTTAGAAACAACTGGGTTTCTAGTTCGGTTGGTGATGGCATTGTAATGTCCGGCGGGAACAACTCCCTTGTGGAACGGAATGTGGTCACAGACAACGGTTACAGCTATTTAAGCGATAAGAGCGGCAACCTGGTTACGAACTGGGGACCAAATAATACAACACCAACATATCTAGGTTCGCAAAACTATGCGGCTGCGTGGATTATGGCAAGTAAAGGCACCATCTTCCGCTATAATGAAGCTGTGGATAACCCTTATCATGCAAGTAATGACGGTATGGCTTGGGACATTGACAACTATTGTCAGGACAATGTGTATGAATACAATTACAGCCGAAATAACTATGGTGGTTGGTACTTACAGATGAATGCTGCCAAGGGTAATATCGTTCGCTATAACATCAGTGTGAACGACGGTCGCAGCCCGGATTTTAACAAGAGCTTTAACAGTCTTATATTACTTGCGGGAGGTTCTTCAACGAGCGAGGAATTAAGCGGCTTATACTATAACAATGTCATCGTCACGCCATTGAAGAATAGCAGTTCGTTAGTCTTTGATCCGACGGCCTCCAACTTGCATATTTATTTCCAAAATAATATTTTTGCCTACACTGGGGCAAACAACCAGGTTGGGCTGAAAGGCGGGGGGACATCAGCTCCATTTGCAGCCGGACGGTTTACGAACAACATTGTATATCCAGCTAATCTTTTTGGCAGCATGAACGCAGGTGGTAGCGGGTATCTAGGTGCAGGTGTAACAGCAACAGACAACCGCTATGTAACGGAAGAGGAACTAAATTCTATATTAAATGATTTTAAATCTGCGCCGGAGCATTGGATTACCAACAGCGGAACAGTGGACGCCAAGCTTGATTACAGTGCGATGAACGGGTTCCGTCTTGCTGACGGTAATAACCTGGCCTATGGTGCAGGTGCCGAGATTGTGAGCCCATATGTGGATCGCGCGAACGCTCTGCCTCATATGACGGAGAGAACAGACTTCTTCGGCAATCCACTTAGCGGCAGAACGCCTTCCATCGGCGCTCACAACCCTTATACGGTAACTTTTGATTCCAATGGCGGCAGCGAAGTTGCGATGAAGATCGCTGATATGGGCGGGACAATTACCGAGCCAACAGCGCCGGCAAAAGAAAAAGCTGTTTTCGGCGGTTGGTATCAAGATACGGGATTAAACGATGCCTGGAATTTCGTTGCTGATCCTGTTACAAGCGATATTGAATTATATGCGAAATGGATTGATGACGCAGGTACTGCGCCAACGATTACGACGAATTCACTTGCGGATGGTAAGGTAGGACAACCTTATTCGGCAGTTCTTACCACTGACAGCGATAAGCCGATCAAATGGGCTGTTGTAGATGGTCAATTGCCATCAGGATTGAGCTTGGATGAAGATGCAGGTGTTATCTCGGGTATACCGGATCAATGGGGTCAATTTACATTCAAAGTTCAAGCTAATAATAACGCAGAAAGTGACTCGAAATCGTTCAATATAGTGATCACTAAAGATGTCTCAGCTGACACAGCTCCGGAGATTATCACTAAGACTTTGCCGAATGGCAAAGTTGGACAATCGTATACGGTAACATTAGCGGTATACGGCAGTGATCCGATGACTTGGAAGGTCCAGGAAGGAGATTTACCAGTAGATTTGAACCTAGATGAAGCAACAGGCGTTATCTCTGGTACGCCTCAAGAGGTAGGATCTTACGAATTCACTGTTACAGCAACGAATGATTTTGGTATAGATAAGCGAGTATTGAGCATCGAGATTAAAGAGGATATGCCAGTTGAAACAGCTCCGGAGATTATCACTAAGAATCTGCCAAGCGGAAAAATTGGAGAAACTTATACGGTAACATTAGCGGTATACGGCGACGAACCGATTACCTGGACAGTGAGTGATAATTATTTACCTGCTGGTTTGAATTTAGAAGGAGCTACGGGAGTTATTTCAGGGGCGCCTACTGAACCGGGAACATACAAATTCACCGTTATGGCTTCCAATCATGCTGGCGTGGATACGATAGAGTTAACTATCGTAATTACTGCAAATAATAACGGCGGCGATAATGGCAATAACAATGGCGGAAGTTCCGGTGGCCAAAGCAGTACACCGGTAGCGGATCGTATTGATGCTACAATTAAAGAGCAGCTAAAGAAGGGTAATCCTATTGAATTGACGATGTCAACCGGAATAGACGAGCTTGAGATTCAAAGCGATACGATCGGTGCGATTATTAAAGCCGACAAACCGCTAATCGTAACGAATGACACCGTATCGTTTGAAATGTCCCCTGAATTATTGAAGCAGTTGAATACAGGAAAGCGGATGAAGGTTGTCATTAATCCTGTAGATAAAGGAGACGCAGTTATAGGGCGGGGATATGAGTTGAAGATCTTCGCGGATGACCGGGAAGTTAAGGATTATACAGGACTTATACCAGTAACCTTTGATCTGACAAAAGAGAAGTTGTCGACTAACGATTTTAGCATGTTATGCGGTGTCTTGCTGAGATTGAACGGTAACATGGAACGTTTAGGTGGCAACTATGACCATGAGACAGGTAAATTTACCTTCACGGCAAAAGGGCTAGGCTATATCTTTGTTACAACCAAGCCTGAACCTGTGAAATTAGAACTTACTCTAGGGAAGAAAGGGTATAAATTAAATGGAATCGAAATGAACATGGATGTTGCGTCGATGGTAGTTAAAGGCAGAACTTTAGTGCCACTGCGCTTCGTTGCTGAGAGCTTAGGCGCAAAGGTAGGCTGGGACAACATTACGAAAACCGTAATGATAACCTTGGAAGGTCAGACTTTGTCGATTGCGATCGGTAAACTTGTACAAGGAATGGATGTACCAGCCGAACTAGTAAACGGTCGTACTATGCTTCCATTACGCTTCATTGTTGAGTATTTTGGTGCAGATATTTTCTTCGATAATACTACGAAATCCATTAGTATCAGGAAGTAGTATTCGCTAACATTAGGAGCTACACACGAAACCCTCTAACATGCACTGCAATGTTAGAGGGTTTCGTGTATTTTGTTTCAGAAAGATATGAGTTGTCTACTATGATTCCATTACTGCCTCACCAACAACGATTATATAAGGATATTACATTCGTTTAGAAATGGGCAGAAACTGTTATTGAATGATAATAAACATTTGGTCCTCATGAAGGGATGTTCATTAGCAGAAAAAACTTAGAGAATGCACTTTACGACTACTGCAAATCTGCTATATCTATCAGTTGCATTAGCCAAGAAACGCCCGAGTATTTATGCATAAACGCTTTTTTTGTATCACAGATCGATCATTACTCATAGTTGAACTCCAACTTCCGCCGGTTAAAAAGATGGGTCGTATACCTTACTAGCGACGACTTCAAATATGCCAAGAGCAAATGGCTTATTCTTGATCCTAACAATCCATCACCAATACATAAGTACCTGTCCTGTGGAAATAGGAAGAAATTACTTGCCCTTCGAAGGATTATCTGTTATTTTTGATAGTAACAATATGTTATTAACAAAATGATACTAAGTATAATTTGTGTTTTTGTTATTTGAATGTGTGAAAAAACGGAGGGATGCACGATGAAAAAGGTGGCAGGTGGCTGGAATCTGTTCGAAATTTCGTGGTTGGTGCTGTTTACCTCAATTGCTGTCGGGTTTACGGTGATTACAAAGGACTCTTTATTCGGATTCACGGTTTTTATTACTGGAGTGTTATGTGTGGTACTTGCAGCAAAAGGTAACTTATTGAGCTATGTTTTCGGTATGTACAATACTGTCGGTTACGCATATTTGGCCTATATTAACGGTTTGTTTGGAGAGGTAATGCTGAATCTGCTATTCTTCGTTCCTATGAATGTCATTGGTTTCTACATGTGGAAAAATAACCGTCAAGAAGACGGTAAGCTGACCATGCGACAGATGGATCTAAAAGGACTGCTCCTCGTTGGGATGGTCTGTGTGATTGGCTGTTTATTACTCGGATTTGGGCTTTCGTTCATTCCGGGACAGAACTCGCCTTACATTGACGCCACTACGACGGTGCTGTCTGTTATTGCGACCTTCTTAATGGTTCGAAGATTCAAGGAACAATGGCTGGTCTATATCGTGTTAAATCTCTTTACAGTGCTGTTGTGGACGATTCGTACGCTGGAGGGTAGCGGAGAAGGCTTACTGATGATTGTGATGTGGAGCTCGTATCTGGTCAATGCAGTTTACGGGTACTATATTTGGAATAAAGGGGCGAAGGAGGTGGCGGTATGAAAACGCTTGGACTAACACTTGGAAAGTTCGCCCCGCTGCATAAAGGTCATCAGTTCATGATCGAAACGGCGCTACAAGAGGTCGATGAATTAATCGTGGTCATTTACGAAACGACGGTCACACCGATCCCGCTTCATGTCCGGGCAAACTGGATTCGCAGGCTTTATCCGAAAGTCCGGGTAATCGAAGCTTGGGATGGCCCGGACGGGTATTCGGATGTTAGGGAGCATGAGATCCGGGAAGAACAGTATATACTCGGTCGACTGAACGGAGAGCAAGTAACGCATTTTTACTCAAGTGAGTTTTATGGCGAACATATGAGTCTCGCTTTGGGTGCGGTAGACCGGCGGGTCGATGAAGCCCGCGAGCGGGTTCCGATCTCAGCGACGATGATCCGTTCCGATCCATATAAGTGCAGAGAGTTCGTAAGTGATATCGTGTACCGCGATTTGATCACGAAAGTGGTATTCGTTGGAGCGATGTCGACGGGTAAGTCGACGATCACCGAAACACTGGCACGGAGTTATTGCACGACGTTTGCGAGTGAATACGGGCGCGATTATTGGACAGAGCATCAGGTGGACCGCCGAATCGGCTTGGAAGCGTTCGATGAAATCGCGGTGGGACATATGGAGCGAGAAGAACAGGCAATTCTTGCGGCGAACCGGTTTCTGTTCGTCGATACTAATGCAATTACGACGTATATGTTCGCCCTAGATTACCATGGCCGGGCCCCCGAGCTGTTAACCCGGATCGCTCTGGAGAACGCGCAACGTTATGATCTGTTCTTCCTATGCGATGACGATATTCCTTACGACGATACATGGGACCGCAGCGGCGATCAGAAGCGGCATATTTTTCATAAACAGATTATGGCGGATTTAAAGGAGCGGCGGATTCCCTATATTACGCTGCGTGGGAGTCTGGAGGAACGTATACGCAAGGTAAACGAGGTACTGGCGAAGTTTGAGCCTTATGGAAACTTTTTTGGAACGTTGAACGATTAAATCAATAATAATGGAGGCGAACCCACTTGGATTTGTTGGATAAGGATGGACTTACGGAACGCGTATTTTTGGAGCAGTACAGGGCAGGGGATTACGATCGGCCTTCGGTGGCGGTAGATATGGTAATTTTCACCGTGATAGATACAGAGGCGGATAGCTATCGCAAACTGCCAGAAAAGGAGTTGCGGATCTTGCTCATTCGCCGTGGAGCTCACCCCTTTCTGGGGAAATGGGCGCTACCTGGCGGCTTTGTCCGGCAGAATGAGACGACTGAGCAGGCAGCAGTAAGGGAACTTGGCGAGGAAACCGGCGTGGAAGACGTTTATTTGGAGCAGCTGTATACGTTTAGTGATATGGGGCGTGACCCACGAACGTGGGTGATTAGCTGCAGCTATATGGCTCTGATCAACAGTGACAAGATGGAGCTTAAGGCGGGAGATGACGCCGCTGACGCCGCCTGGTTCAAGGTATCCTATAAGCCGCTGCGGGAGCAAAAAGAGCTGATTGAGGACGGATACATCAAGAGGCTGGAGTGCGAACTCAAACTAAGCAGTGAAGATATAGAACTTTCGGCGATCGTGGCGAGGACTATGACAGCGAAGTCTACATCGACCGGCACGGATTATGAGATCGTATCGAATGACGGATTGGCTTTCGACCATGCGAAAATCATAGCATGCGCTATTGAGCGATTGCGGGGAAAAGTGAATTATACCGATATTGCACTGCACTTAATGCCGAAGTTTTTTACCCTAACGGAACTGCAGCAGGTTTATGAGGTAGTTATGGATAAAGAGCTGTTGAAGGCGGCCTTCCGGCGTAAAGTGGCTGATCTTGTGGCGGAAACCGATCATTACACCGAAAATGCGGGGCATAGGCCTTCCCGCTTGTATCGGAGAAATTTGGAGGATTAACGATGATTTACAATATCGATGAGTTAAGAAAAGCATATAACGAGGGGAAAAAGTTCAAATTCGTGTTTTTTTGGGGACATACAGCGCCTAAGAACGGGAGCATCGACAAAAGCTGCTTCAGCCAATGGTGGATGTGCCCGTTTACGGTAGAGGGAACGCAGTACTCCTGTGCTGAGCAGTTTATGATGGCCGAGAAGGCAAGGTTGTTCAGTGATGACGAAATACTGGATTTCATCCTTAAAGCTAAACATCCAAAGGAGATGAAGGCTTTTGGACGTGCAGTCCGAAACTTTGACAAAGATATTTGGGATAAGGAATGTTACGGGATTGTCAAAAGAGCCAGCTTGGCCAAATTTTCACAAAATCCGAAGCTTACCGATTATCTCAACTCGACGAAGAACCGTATCCTAGTCGAAGCTAGCCCGCAGGACTGTATATGGGGGATCGGCATGGGCCAGTCCAATCCAGATGCAGAGAATCCCGTGAAATGGCGAGGCAGAAATCTGCTGGGGTTCGCACTAACGGAAGCGCGAGACGAGTTGCTTCGACGTTAGATTTTTACAAGGGCGAGCAGAGATGGCGCTTGAATTCACTTCCAAAATAATTCATATTTCCTGGTTATTATTGAGTGATGTACATTTCGGATATTAAAAAAATGTATGAGATCATTAACCGTCCCGTCATCTACAGAAAATGTCGATCATTATTGAAAATAAGCAGCTTATGCTTGTGGAAGTCATAATTACTAGCGGAGCGGACCGAATCCGTAAACTTGTTATAATTGTTAAATGAAGTCCCGGCAAATATTGCAAAAGCTTCACTCCTGCTTGATTATTATCCCCGCGTAAGTTTCTCAGAAGGAATAAATAAGCAAATTCAATGGCAACGAGGTTTTTCTCCATGACTCGCCTTTCAGTGGTCGCGTATCAAGTCTTATAAAGCTAATAGGGGGTGTATACAACTCCGGAAGATAATAAAAATGGAAACTCATCATCTTGCTGGTATAAACAAATCAATCTTTTTAATTATAAAAAACACTGGTCCAAGGATGCAGTGTTTTTTTACTATGGAATTTTCTTACTTTCATCTATACTGTTCTCGAAAGAGCTCGCGGATTTCTGTAATGTTCTACGGAGTGTAAAACGACCGGCTCAATCAGTATCAGGTTGTTATTAGAATGCAAGGCGAAGCCGCTATTGAAGCTCTTGGTTATTTACCTGATTGGTTAATCTGTCTGATAGTGAACTCATTTTAGAAAGAGGGATGTTACTTGAAAAGAAAGATATTATACATTGAAGATAATGAGAAAATAGGCAGCTATCTAAAAGAAGAGTTGGAACAGCGAGGATTTTCGGTTCAGTGGCTGCTTTCTGGTGATGGAGCCGAAAAAGAAGTGAATCAGTATGGAATCGTTATTTTGGATATCATGTTACCCGGTTTGGACGGATTTACTGTGGGGAAACGATTAAAAAAGGCAGCTCCTGCTGTACCTATTTTGCTGTTAACAGCTCGAACATCGATAGATGATAAGGTAGAAGGTTTACAATTTGCCGATGACTATTTAACGAAACCATTCCATACGGATGAATTAGTTGCAAGATTAGAAGTACTAATCCGTCGAAGTGGCGGAACACATTCCGAACGCATTTCATTAGGAAATTATATTGAAGTAGATTCAGAAGTCCAAATGGTATTTGACAAACGCACAGGAGAAGAAATTATATTAACAGGGAAGCAACATCATATTTTAATGTACTTCTTACGCCACCCTAATCAAGTTTTACCAAAAGAACAAATCTATGAAGCCATCTGGGAAGAAACATATATAACTGGTGATAAAACACTAATGGTACATATCCATCGACTGCGTCAAAAGCTGGAACGTCATCCAAATTCCCCAGAGATTATTGAAACGTTGAAGGGAATAGGCTATCGGGTGAAACTATGAAACAGACTAAATCATTATTTCGTCATTTTCTAAAAGGACATTTTCTATTTATCTTTTTGCCTCCAATTATACTTATTTTCTTATCTGCTTTCATTGAATCTCCTATTAATGGTGAAGAGCTGAAAGCGTTAAATCTATTTTACGTTGTACTACTTTTGTTTGGTTTTATTATTGTCGCATTTGTTGTAATATCTTGGATTTTCTTCTTAAGACTTCGTAAACGCCTTACCCACTTACAGGAAGTCATGTCATTTTCAGCTAATATTAATTCATTTCCTAAACCAATATTTGTTCAAAGTGATCGTATGGATGAAATAGACCAGTTAGGGAGTTCTTTTAATTGGATGATTCAGCAGCTTGAAGACAGTCGCAAGCGAGAACATGAAGAGGAATTGTTACGACATCGACTCATAGCGAATTTATCTCACGACTTACGAACGCCACTTACCATTTTGCGAGGACATGTCACCCGATTAAATAAAGAATCAATGAGTCAAGAAGGACAAAACTCATTAACAGAGATAAATCATACGATTACAAGAGTGGGGGATCTAATGGATGATTTACTTTCCTATACATTGCTTACATCAGGGAAACATCCTTTTAAGCCCACTTCAACAGATATTGGACGTTTAGTAAGAGCATCTGTTGCTGCGTGGTATCCTGTATTTGAAGAAAAAGAAATCCAGATCGAGGTTGATTTACCGACAGATGAGACTTTTTATTGGGAAGCAGATCCTAAATGGATGACACGGGTTCTGGATAATTTATTTCAGAATATTCTTCGTCATGCAGCAGAGGGGAAATATGTAAATATTGTGGTTGATGTAGAAAAAGAACAAATCATTGTTGCAGACAGAGGTCCAGGTATGAATAACTCTTCCTATGAACGTGGAGTGGGAATTGGTTTATCGACTTCGAATTATATGTTGAAAAAAATGAAGCTGAAAGCTGATTTTATATCAAATGAAGATGGGACAAGAGTAGCTATTGGTAGAACTTAACCTAAAGTTAACCCAGAAGTAAACAGCAGGATAACCGAGATGTAACTTTGCTTATTTATAATTAGAACCATAACAGAAAGGAAGTGTTATGGTTGATTACAATTAATAACTTAGTCAAACGTCGTGGAACTGGGGAAATCTTATCAGGTATCAGTTTTAAAGCTAGACCAGGTAGAGTAACTGGTTTTTTAGGTCCAAATGGCGCAGGTAAAAGTTCTACACTTCGCATCCTGCTTGGATTAGATCGCGCCACCTCAGGGAGTGCACTAATCAATGGAAAACCATTCGCAGAATTACATAATCCTCTAGCAACAGTAGGTGCCGCGCTTGATGGATTCGGAGCTCATCGTATGCGAACAGGACGGGCACACTTGCGTTGGATTGCTCGTGCCGCAGGATTGTCTAACTCACGTGTCGAGGAAGTTTTGGAAATAGTAGGACTAACTAATGCAGCCGGGAAAAGAGTTGGGAAGTATTCTCTTGGTATGGGGAGAAGACTGGGAATAGCAGCTGCGCTACTTGGTGATCCAAAAATATTGATTTTAGATGAACCCGTAAATGGGCTCGACCCAGAAGGAATTCGGTGGATTCGGACATTTTTACGTGAACGTGCTGAATCTGGAAATACGGTGTTATTATCCAGTCATCTAATGGGAGAGCTTGCAGAGACGGTTGATGACGTGGTGATTATTAAGCATGGAACAATCGTTGCAGATGGAACATTGGAAGAAGTAATAGGTAACCATTCCACACTGGAGGAAGCCTTTTTTGCCCTGACATCTGATAATGCAGGTGATGTTGTATGAGAGCATTTAATGCGGAACTATCTAAATTATTCTCCTTACCGGGTATTTGGCTTGCTTTTCTCATTGGAGCGTTTGCACCAGCGTTTATTGCTGCCTTGGACAGCATAGCAGAAAAAGAGGAGATTATAGCTGGAGTTAGCACACGGCTATCAGAAGTTGGCTATATCGGATTAGTTATGGGTGTGCAAGGTGTCATTATTCTTGGTGTGCTTGCTGTCAGCAGTGAGTATTTGACAGAGAGCAGTGAATCTGGTGGAGGACAACAGATTACAACAAGTTTAACGGTTGTTTCATCCCGATTTCATTTTTTGCTGGCAAAAGCAGGCGCTGTGGCAGTGATCAGCGTACTGCTTTGTATTGTTGCTATTATGACAACTGTGTCAGCAACGCATCTTATTCTTGGTGAATATGCCCCTGCATTTGAATGGTCTAGACTTATCGGTGCAGTTTGTTACTGGACATTCACTGCTCTTTTAGCACTTGGGATTACTATGCTAACCAAAAATGGCATCATCCCGCTTGCTGTACTTATAATAAATTCATCCGTTGTGTCCTTTAGTGTCCTGCTTTATAGGGTTACAAAGTTGGCGTTTTACTTACCGGATAGGGCTGGCGCAGAAATGTTTATGTTTACAAGCGACACGTTCACAGGCAGTTTATTAGACAGATATCACACACCCTTCACAGGCGGTTTAGTCATGTTTGCCTGGGTAGTCGTTATTTTCATTGCTGCAGCTGTTGTATTCCATAGGAGGGATGTTGCAGCATGAGTGTCTCATCTAGTAGAAAATTAACACAAATCCTTGGTGCTGAACTGGAGAAATTAGTTACATTACCATTGATATGGCTCACTCTTATGATTACATTTATTCTTAATTTGGCTTTAGCTGCAGCTTTTACTTCTGCTGGTCTACAAGGTACAGCAGGAACGCAAAGTATACTGAATATAGGACTTGCT
This Paenibacillus sp. FSL R5-0345 DNA region includes the following protein-coding sequences:
- a CDS encoding response regulator transcription factor gives rise to the protein MKRKILYIEDNEKIGSYLKEELEQRGFSVQWLLSGDGAEKEVNQYGIVILDIMLPGLDGFTVGKRLKKAAPAVPILLLTARTSIDDKVEGLQFADDYLTKPFHTDELVARLEVLIRRSGGTHSERISLGNYIEVDSEVQMVFDKRTGEEIILTGKQHHILMYFLRHPNQVLPKEQIYEAIWEETYITGDKTLMVHIHRLRQKLERHPNSPEIIETLKGIGYRVKL
- a CDS encoding HAMP domain-containing sensor histidine kinase, with translation MKQTKSLFRHFLKGHFLFIFLPPIILIFLSAFIESPINGEELKALNLFYVVLLLFGFIIVAFVVISWIFFLRLRKRLTHLQEVMSFSANINSFPKPIFVQSDRMDEIDQLGSSFNWMIQQLEDSRKREHEEELLRHRLIANLSHDLRTPLTILRGHVTRLNKESMSQEGQNSLTEINHTITRVGDLMDDLLSYTLLTSGKHPFKPTSTDIGRLVRASVAAWYPVFEEKEIQIEVDLPTDETFYWEADPKWMTRVLDNLFQNILRHAAEGKYVNIVVDVEKEQIIVADRGPGMNNSSYERGVGIGLSTSNYMLKKMKLKADFISNEDGTRVAIGRT
- a CDS encoding ABC transporter ATP-binding protein, with product MLWLITINNLVKRRGTGEILSGISFKARPGRVTGFLGPNGAGKSSTLRILLGLDRATSGSALINGKPFAELHNPLATVGAALDGFGAHRMRTGRAHLRWIARAAGLSNSRVEEVLEIVGLTNAAGKRVGKYSLGMGRRLGIAAALLGDPKILILDEPVNGLDPEGIRWIRTFLRERAESGNTVLLSSHLMGELAETVDDVVIIKHGTIVADGTLEEVIGNHSTLEEAFFALTSDNAGDVV
- a CDS encoding ABC transporter permease: MRAFNAELSKLFSLPGIWLAFLIGAFAPAFIAALDSIAEKEEIIAGVSTRLSEVGYIGLVMGVQGVIILGVLAVSSEYLTESSESGGGQQITTSLTVVSSRFHFLLAKAGAVAVISVLLCIVAIMTTVSATHLILGEYAPAFEWSRLIGAVCYWTFTALLALGITMLTKNGIIPLAVLIINSSVVSFSVLLYRVTKLAFYLPDRAGAEMFMFTSDTFTGSLLDRYHTPFTGGLVMFAWVVVIFIAAAVVFHRRDVAA